In a genomic window of Blastocatellia bacterium:
- a CDS encoding aldehyde dehydrogenase (NADP(+)) → MSELHGRSIIAGEMVEGGGKSFRAFNPSEGQEFGPEFYEATPAEIDRSLVAAAQAFNDYRQRSAEESGSFLERIALEIEALGGELIERAHAETALPVERLTGERARTMGQLRMFAAVVREGSWVEASIDHAEPERKPVPKPDLRRMLVPLGPVAVFGASNFPLAFSVAGGDTASALAARCPVVVKAHPAHPGTSELVARAINRAVEEAGLPAGVFSLIQGASPSVSLAVVEHPTTKAVGFTGSLRAGRALFDAAARRPEPIPVYAEMGSANPVFVLPGALRERAEEFAEGLKQSVTLGVGQFCTCPGLVIGLRGETLEKFIARADELFAAASPGTMLHAGILKTYEEGVGRLRQLGPLKASHPTITPDGSRTQASAYLFATDASVFLEHKELGEEVFGPTTLVVACETEDRLRQVAENLEGALTATIHGTPDDLREFAWLVRVLENKAGRLIFNGFPTGVEVCASMQHGGPYPATTDARSTSVGTAAIKRFARPVCYQNFPQEALPVELRDENERGIWRLVNNHWSKT, encoded by the coding sequence ATGTCTGAGCTACACGGCAGAAGCATCATCGCGGGCGAGATGGTCGAAGGCGGCGGAAAATCGTTTCGCGCATTCAACCCGTCCGAGGGGCAAGAGTTCGGGCCGGAGTTTTACGAGGCAACGCCCGCTGAGATTGACCGCTCCCTGGTCGCGGCGGCGCAAGCTTTCAATGATTACCGCCAGCGAAGCGCCGAAGAGAGCGGGAGCTTTCTCGAACGTATCGCGCTAGAGATCGAGGCGCTCGGCGGCGAGTTGATCGAGCGGGCACACGCGGAGACGGCCCTGCCTGTGGAGCGGCTGACGGGCGAGCGGGCGCGGACGATGGGCCAGTTGCGAATGTTTGCCGCCGTCGTGCGCGAAGGCTCCTGGGTCGAGGCTTCGATAGACCACGCCGAGCCTGAGCGAAAGCCCGTCCCGAAACCTGACCTGCGCCGGATGCTCGTCCCGCTTGGGCCTGTCGCCGTCTTCGGCGCGAGCAACTTCCCGCTTGCCTTCTCGGTGGCGGGCGGCGATACCGCGTCGGCGCTCGCCGCCCGTTGCCCCGTCGTGGTGAAGGCCCACCCAGCGCATCCGGGAACGTCGGAGCTGGTGGCCCGCGCCATCAACCGCGCGGTCGAGGAAGCGGGCCTGCCCGCAGGAGTCTTCTCGCTGATTCAGGGCGCGAGTCCTTCGGTGAGCCTTGCTGTCGTCGAACACCCAACCACGAAGGCGGTCGGGTTCACAGGCTCGCTGCGCGCAGGTCGCGCGCTCTTCGACGCGGCAGCGCGCCGGCCAGAGCCGATTCCGGTCTATGCAGAGATGGGCAGCGCGAACCCTGTCTTCGTTCTGCCGGGCGCGCTTCGAGAGCGCGCGGAGGAGTTTGCCGAAGGACTGAAGCAGTCGGTGACGCTAGGGGTCGGCCAGTTCTGTACATGCCCAGGCCTCGTGATCGGGCTGCGCGGAGAGACGCTGGAAAAGTTCATCGCGCGTGCCGACGAACTCTTCGCCGCAGCCTCGCCGGGCACCATGCTGCACGCAGGGATATTGAAGACTTACGAAGAAGGTGTGGGCCGGCTCAGGCAACTCGGCCCGCTTAAAGCGAGCCACCCAACGATCACACCCGACGGATCACGCACGCAGGCTTCGGCCTACCTCTTCGCGACCGACGCCTCGGTCTTTCTCGAACACAAGGAACTCGGCGAAGAGGTCTTCGGCCCGACCACGCTGGTCGTCGCCTGCGAGACCGAAGACCGGTTGCGACAGGTGGCAGAGAATCTCGAAGGCGCGTTGACGGCGACGATTCACGGCACGCCCGACGACCTGCGCGAGTTCGCATGGCTTGTCCGCGTGCTAGAGAACAAGGCCGGTCGCCTCATCTTCAACGGTTTTCCGACGGGCGTCGAAGTGTGCGCCTCGATGCAGCACGGCGGGCCTTACCCGGCGACCACCGATGCGCGCTCGACCTCCGTGGGCACGGCGGCGATCAAGCGTTTCGCGCGCCCGGTCTGTTACCAGAACTTTCCGCAGGAGGCGCTGCCGGTCGAACTGCGTGACGAGAATGAGCGCGGCATCTGGCGGCTCGTCAATAACCACTGGTCAAAGACATAG
- a CDS encoding alpha/beta hydrolase-fold protein: MRRFNILMLLLSSLCCALFAGLCYAQEAGDFRPPTTNVWGAEYPRVDGTGRVQLRVKAPDATKVRVNFWSGPKAEMTKQADGFWTFTTPPLVPGLHYYTFVIDGAEVSDTGSQSFFGGSKYASAVEVPEPGSTYYSIQDVPHGQVREVWYNSKVTGSWRHALIYLPPTYETQTKQRYPVLYLQHGGGEDETGWIRQGRANFILDNLLAEGKCKPMIMVMAYGYARRAGHALPDLTGKPFGSPEMLKAMQEMMSVFEDDVTQALIPFIDRTYRTIPDRDHRAMAGLSMGGMQTFQITLNHLDLFSYIGGFSGAGGMLGNQKLDPKTDYNGVFSEPAAFAKKVHLLWVGVGTVEPERMRAGLQRLHTSLVEAKIQHVFYESPGTDHEWQTWRRDLKDFAPRLFQ; encoded by the coding sequence ATGCGACGGTTCAACATACTGATGCTTTTATTATCGAGTCTTTGTTGCGCACTCTTTGCGGGTCTCTGTTACGCACAGGAGGCGGGCGATTTTCGGCCCCCGACGACGAACGTCTGGGGGGCAGAGTACCCACGCGTTGATGGCACGGGGAGGGTTCAGCTTCGCGTCAAAGCGCCCGACGCCACTAAGGTCAGAGTGAATTTCTGGAGCGGCCCCAAAGCTGAAATGACCAAACAGGCCGATGGATTTTGGACGTTCACCACGCCCCCACTTGTTCCCGGCTTGCATTACTACACCTTCGTCATTGATGGCGCGGAAGTCAGCGACACCGGCAGCCAATCCTTTTTTGGCGGCAGCAAATACGCCAGCGCCGTAGAGGTGCCAGAGCCGGGTTCGACTTATTATTCGATTCAAGACGTGCCGCACGGCCAGGTGCGCGAGGTCTGGTACAACTCGAAGGTAACAGGCAGTTGGCGGCACGCGCTGATCTATCTGCCGCCGACTTACGAAACGCAAACCAAGCAGCGCTACCCCGTGCTCTACTTGCAGCACGGCGGCGGTGAAGATGAAACGGGATGGATTCGCCAGGGGCGTGCCAACTTCATCCTGGATAATCTGCTCGCCGAAGGAAAGTGCAAACCCATGATCATGGTGATGGCCTATGGCTACGCCCGGCGCGCCGGCCATGCGTTGCCCGATCTGACGGGCAAGCCTTTCGGTTCTCCCGAAATGTTGAAGGCGATGCAGGAGATGATGTCAGTGTTTGAAGATGATGTTACGCAGGCGCTGATTCCTTTCATCGACAGGACCTACCGAACGATTCCTGATCGCGATCACCGAGCGATGGCGGGCCTTTCGATGGGCGGCATGCAGACGTTCCAGATCACGCTGAACCATCTCGATCTCTTTTCTTACATCGGCGGATTCAGCGGCGCGGGCGGGATGCTTGGGAACCAGAAACTTGACCCGAAGACCGATTACAACGGAGTATTTTCCGAGCCTGCTGCCTTCGCCAAGAAAGTTCACTTGCTCTGGGTCGGTGTCGGAACGGTAGAGCCTGAGCGAATGCGCGCAGGACTTCAGCGTCTTCATACCTCGTTAGTGGAGGCAAAGATTCAGCACGTCTTCTACGAATCACCGGGTACAGATCACGAGTGGCAGACCTGGCGTCGCGATCTGAAAGACTTCGCTCCAAGACTCTTTCAATAG
- a CDS encoding alpha-L-arabinofuranosidase C-terminal domain-containing protein, producing the protein MRVRLVSFALIIVILIAPFAVAQKVDLNVDASKAGAKIDRHIFGQFAEHLGHGVYEGIWVGPGSSIPNTRGIRNDVVAALKAIKVPNVRWPGGCFADEYHWRKGIGPQRPETLNPNWGGVIEPNTFGTHEFMDFLDQIGAEAYLSVNVGSGTPQEAAEWLEYLTTAQPTALARERTANGHPAPYRVAFLGIGNESWDCGGNMTPDYYLSQLKLYSRFVRNYNPAQQDNQQMLKIAVGPGGGEPRFNEWTEAVMKAWQNHQWSWDIQGLSLHSYTVLNWEKKFASVGFGEAEYSQILKGTLEMEGLVSKHAAIMDKYDPQKKVALVVDEWGAWYAPLPGSNPGFLVQQNSLRDAILAALNLNIFVRHAERVRMANIAQMINVLQAMILTDKEKMVLTPTYYVYKMYVPFQDATFVPVTFSAGSYTHGGITLPRVDAIAAKDKAGKLWLEITNVDPNQAVEIEVALAGITPKSAAGETLTAPRVDSVNRFDAPHTVVPKPISAKVQGGKLTLRLEPKSVTVISVEQ; encoded by the coding sequence ATGCGTGTACGTCTTGTCAGTTTCGCTCTGATCATTGTGATCTTAATTGCACCCTTCGCAGTCGCTCAAAAGGTTGACCTGAACGTTGATGCATCCAAGGCCGGGGCGAAGATCGACCGCCATATCTTCGGCCAGTTCGCCGAGCATCTCGGCCACGGCGTTTACGAAGGTATATGGGTCGGCCCGGGTTCCTCAATTCCCAACACTCGCGGCATCCGCAACGACGTTGTGGCCGCGCTCAAAGCCATCAAGGTGCCGAACGTGCGCTGGCCCGGCGGCTGCTTCGCCGACGAATACCACTGGCGTAAAGGCATCGGCCCGCAGCGGCCAGAGACGCTCAATCCCAACTGGGGCGGCGTTATCGAGCCGAACACGTTCGGCACTCACGAGTTCATGGATTTCCTCGACCAGATCGGTGCTGAAGCCTACCTCTCAGTTAATGTCGGCTCCGGTACTCCGCAAGAAGCTGCCGAGTGGTTGGAGTACCTGACCACAGCGCAGCCGACCGCGCTTGCCAGGGAGCGCACCGCCAATGGTCACCCGGCTCCTTACCGTGTCGCCTTCCTCGGCATCGGCAACGAAAGCTGGGATTGCGGCGGCAACATGACGCCCGACTACTACCTGAGCCAGCTCAAGCTCTACAGCCGCTTCGTCAGGAATTATAATCCCGCGCAGCAGGACAACCAACAGATGCTCAAGATCGCCGTCGGCCCGGGCGGCGGCGAGCCGCGCTTCAACGAATGGACCGAAGCCGTCATGAAGGCATGGCAGAATCACCAGTGGAGTTGGGATATACAAGGTCTATCGCTGCACAGCTACACGGTTTTGAACTGGGAGAAGAAGTTCGCATCCGTCGGCTTCGGTGAGGCCGAATACAGTCAGATACTCAAGGGCACATTAGAGATGGAAGGGCTTGTCAGTAAGCACGCGGCCATCATGGACAAGTACGATCCGCAAAAAAAAGTCGCCCTTGTGGTGGATGAATGGGGCGCGTGGTATGCGCCTTTGCCCGGCAGCAATCCGGGCTTTCTGGTCCAGCAGAACAGTCTGCGTGACGCGATACTTGCGGCACTCAACCTCAACATCTTCGTTCGACATGCCGAGCGCGTGCGCATGGCCAACATCGCGCAGATGATCAATGTCCTGCAAGCGATGATTCTGACCGATAAAGAGAAGATGGTGCTAACGCCGACCTATTACGTCTACAAGATGTACGTGCCGTTTCAGGATGCCACGTTCGTGCCGGTCACGTTCAGCGCCGGCAGCTACACTCACGGCGGCATCACGTTGCCGCGCGTGGACGCCATCGCCGCCAAAGACAAAGCCGGCAAGCTATGGCTTGAAATCACCAATGTCGATCCCAATCAAGCAGTCGAGATCGAGGTCGCCTTGGCCGGCATCACGCCGAAATCGGCAGCCGGGGAAACACTGACCGCGCCCAGAGTCGATAGCGTGAACCGCTTTGACGCACCGCATACGGTCGTGCCGAAACCCATCTCGGCGAAGGTGCAGGGTGGCAAGCTGACTCTGAGACTAGAACCCAAGTCGGTGACCGTGATCTCTGTCGAGCAATGA
- a CDS encoding glycoside hydrolase family 3 C-terminal domain-containing protein, with protein MLSRTMSQRCAAMAVALLVFASCAFPLVAQQRPAKAPYLDPSLSAERRDDDLVSRMTLEEKISQMMNAAPAISRLGIPEYDWWNEALHGVAFSGVATVFPQAIGLGATFDTDLVGRVAEVISTEARAKYNEAQRQGNHGRFYGLTFWSPNINIFRDPRWGRGQETYGEDPYLTSRLGVAFVRGLQGNDPKYLKVVSTPKHYAVHSGPEPLRHGFDAAASDRDLRETYLPAFRATVIEGKAASVMCAYNRVNGQPCCENTRLLADILRGEWGFAGYVVSDCGAVGDIFANHKVAPSQEAASARAVKAGTDLDCGDEYATLLAAVKQGIISESNIDRAVKRLFVARFRLGMFDPPEMVPFSKIPFSENDSAEHRRLAAEAARESMVLLKNDGALPLRKDLGTIAVIGPNADDIDVLLGNYNGQTSHAVTPLEGIRRAVSKTTTVVSVRGASLTSVDGVPIPSSSLTPAGGGAGEHGLRAEYFANRDLSGTPAITRVDPEVAFDWGVGSPAAEIPVDNFSARWTGKLVAPVSGTYALGATADDGVRVYLDGKLIAEDWTEHAPRTITAQVTLEAGRAYDVKVEYFESHVGAVAKLVWMPPSSREVSFSEAVATAKRSDAVLMVLGISSKLEGEEMNVTEPGFKGGDRTSIDLPERQQRLLEAVAATGKPIVVVLLSGSALAVNWAADHANAILQAWYPGEEGGTALADVLFGDYNPAGRLPVTFYKSLDQLPPFESYAMDGRTYRYFKGEPLYPFGYGLSYTRFGYSNLVVPKTVAAGAPITVRATVANIGTRAGDEVIELYVTDVEASVRVPVRSLQGVQRIHLAPGERREVSFTLEPRQLAIINDSGATVVEPGEFTVAVGGKQPGFKGRTDAATTSVVEGRFRVTGKATVIRNEPSR; from the coding sequence ATGCTATCTCGAACGATGTCGCAACGGTGCGCGGCGATGGCGGTGGCCCTGCTCGTCTTCGCGTCGTGTGCGTTCCCTTTAGTGGCGCAACAGCGCCCCGCGAAGGCCCCCTACCTCGACCCATCGCTTTCCGCCGAACGGCGCGACGACGACCTCGTCTCCCGCATGACACTCGAAGAGAAGATCTCGCAGATGATGAACGCCGCCCCGGCCATCTCGCGTCTAGGCATTCCGGAATACGATTGGTGGAACGAAGCGCTTCACGGCGTTGCATTTTCAGGAGTCGCGACCGTCTTCCCGCAGGCGATTGGGCTTGGCGCCACCTTCGACACGGATCTCGTCGGTCGCGTCGCGGAGGTCATCTCGACAGAAGCCAGGGCGAAGTACAACGAGGCGCAGCGGCAGGGGAATCACGGTCGCTTTTATGGGCTTACATTCTGGTCGCCGAACATCAACATCTTCCGCGACCCGCGCTGGGGCCGCGGCCAGGAAACCTACGGCGAAGACCCTTATCTCACGTCGCGTCTCGGCGTTGCCTTCGTGCGCGGCTTGCAGGGCAACGATCCGAAATACCTCAAGGTAGTTTCAACGCCGAAGCACTATGCCGTACACAGCGGGCCGGAGCCATTGCGCCACGGCTTCGACGCGGCGGCGAGCGACCGCGACCTGCGCGAAACCTACTTGCCCGCATTCCGCGCCACCGTGATCGAGGGAAAGGCGGCCTCCGTGATGTGCGCTTACAATCGCGTCAACGGCCAGCCGTGCTGTGAGAACACACGGCTCCTGGCCGACATTCTTCGCGGCGAGTGGGGCTTCGCAGGCTACGTCGTGTCGGACTGCGGCGCGGTCGGCGATATCTTCGCGAACCACAAGGTCGCGCCTTCACAAGAGGCCGCCTCCGCGCGCGCCGTGAAGGCGGGGACCGACCTCGATTGCGGCGACGAGTACGCGACGCTGCTCGCGGCAGTGAAGCAGGGGATCATCTCGGAAAGCAACATAGACCGCGCCGTGAAGCGCCTGTTCGTCGCACGGTTCCGGCTTGGAATGTTCGACCCGCCAGAGATGGTCCCGTTTTCAAAGATTCCCTTCTCCGAGAACGACTCAGCCGAGCACAGACGACTGGCAGCCGAAGCGGCGCGCGAATCAATGGTGCTGCTCAAGAACGATGGCGCCCTGCCGCTGCGCAAGGACCTCGGCACGATTGCGGTCATCGGCCCGAACGCCGACGACATAGACGTTTTGCTTGGCAACTACAATGGCCAGACGTCGCATGCCGTAACGCCGCTTGAGGGCATCCGCCGCGCCGTCTCTAAGACGACGACGGTCGTCTCGGTGCGAGGCGCGTCGCTCACGTCCGTGGATGGGGTGCCCATCCCGTCGTCTTCTCTCACACCAGCCGGCGGAGGGGCTGGCGAGCATGGGTTGCGCGCCGAGTACTTCGCCAATCGCGACCTCTCTGGAACTCCCGCCATCACTCGCGTCGATCCGGAAGTTGCTTTCGACTGGGGTGTCGGGTCGCCGGCGGCAGAGATCCCTGTCGACAACTTCTCGGCGCGGTGGACAGGAAAACTCGTCGCGCCCGTGTCGGGCACATATGCGCTCGGTGCGACTGCCGACGATGGCGTCCGCGTCTATCTCGACGGCAAGCTCATCGCGGAGGATTGGACCGAGCATGCGCCGAGGACAATCACCGCTCAGGTGACGCTCGAAGCGGGCCGCGCCTATGACGTGAAAGTCGAGTACTTCGAGAGCCACGTCGGCGCTGTCGCCAAGCTCGTCTGGATGCCGCCGTCATCACGCGAGGTCTCTTTCTCCGAAGCGGTCGCTACAGCGAAGAGGTCCGATGCCGTCCTGATGGTGCTCGGCATTTCGTCCAAGCTCGAAGGCGAAGAGATGAACGTCACCGAGCCCGGCTTTAAGGGCGGCGACCGCACGTCAATTGACCTGCCGGAACGCCAGCAGCGATTGCTCGAAGCGGTCGCGGCAACCGGCAAGCCCATTGTCGTCGTGCTGTTGAGCGGCAGCGCGCTTGCGGTGAACTGGGCGGCCGACCACGCCAACGCAATTCTCCAGGCGTGGTATCCGGGCGAAGAAGGCGGCACGGCTCTGGCCGATGTGCTCTTTGGCGATTACAACCCGGCGGGGCGACTGCCCGTGACGTTCTACAAATCCCTCGATCAGTTGCCGCCGTTCGAGAGCTACGCGATGGACGGGCGGACCTACCGGTACTTCAAGGGCGAGCCGCTCTACCCGTTCGGCTATGGCCTCAGCTACACACGCTTCGGCTACTCGAATCTCGTCGTGCCGAAAACGGTCGCGGCTGGCGCTCCGATTACGGTTCGGGCGACCGTGGCAAACATTGGCACGAGGGCGGGTGACGAAGTTATCGAGCTTTACGTGACGGACGTTGAAGCTTCGGTGCGCGTCCCTGTTCGCTCACTTCAGGGCGTACAAAGGATTCACCTCGCGCCCGGCGAGCGACGCGAGGTGAGCTTCACGCTCGAACCGCGCCAGCTCGCGATCATTAATGATTCGGGAGCGACCGTGGTCGAGCCCGGTGAGTTCACTGTGGCGGTCGGCGGCAAGCAGCCGGGGTTCAAAGGGCGCACCGACGCGGCGACCACATCGGTCGTCGAAGGACGCTTCCGAGTGACAGGCAAGGCGACCGTGATCCGCAACGAGCCGAGTCGCTGA
- a CDS encoding alpha-L-fucosidase, which produces MKPHLSRRDFLKTSAIAAGLRLTAWRTRAVTAAQSARTIARGPFQPTWESLVQNYRVPEWFRDAKFGIWAHWTAQCVPEQGDWYARRMYQQGDSAYDYHVKTYGHPSKFGFMEIDRLWKAERWEPEKLMALYKRAGAKYFFALANHHDNFDAYDSKYHAWNSVNVGPKKDIVGTWAKVARASGLRFGVSNHSAHAWHWFQVAYGYDAEGPQAGVRYDAAQLTKADGTGKWWEGLDPQDLYTGRNIVVPDGITSIKAMNEWHGKHDGVWNENPPPMNPVFAEKWFLRCQDLVDKYHPDVLYFDDTELPLGQAGLDIVAHYYNANLARNNGKLEAVVNAKHMKPEHVAALVEDIERGVATGIRPQPWQTDTCIGSWHYSRAIAEQNKYKTVGQVINMLLDIVSKNGNLMLSVPVRGDGTIDEHEVAFLEGMAAWMKTNAEGVFGSRPWKIYGEGPSTVETAEAGQFGGARDVRSKPYTIEDVRFTTKGEALYAYLLAPQPTAQAVIRSLATSSPQTGGRKVKDVTILGGGKLEWSQGEQGLTVKLPDRLPSREAVGLKISGML; this is translated from the coding sequence GTGAAACCGCATCTCTCTCGACGCGACTTCTTAAAAACATCGGCCATCGCCGCCGGCCTGCGATTAACGGCCTGGCGAACTCGTGCGGTGACCGCGGCTCAGTCGGCCCGCACCATCGCGCGCGGGCCATTCCAGCCGACATGGGAATCGCTCGTGCAGAACTACCGCGTGCCCGAATGGTTCCGCGACGCCAAGTTCGGCATCTGGGCGCACTGGACGGCTCAGTGCGTGCCGGAGCAGGGCGACTGGTACGCGCGTAGAATGTATCAACAGGGCGACTCAGCTTACGACTACCATGTTAAAACTTATGGCCACCCCTCTAAGTTCGGCTTCATGGAGATTGACCGCCTATGGAAGGCGGAGCGCTGGGAGCCTGAGAAGCTGATGGCGCTTTACAAGCGCGCCGGCGCGAAATACTTTTTCGCCCTTGCCAACCACCACGATAACTTCGATGCCTACGATTCGAAGTATCACGCCTGGAACTCGGTCAATGTCGGCCCGAAGAAGGACATCGTTGGGACGTGGGCCAAAGTCGCGCGTGCAAGCGGCCTGCGCTTCGGCGTCAGCAACCACTCGGCTCACGCCTGGCACTGGTTCCAGGTTGCCTACGGGTACGATGCCGAGGGGCCACAGGCCGGCGTGCGCTACGACGCTGCACAGTTGACGAAGGCCGACGGCACGGGCAAGTGGTGGGAGGGGCTAGACCCGCAAGACCTCTACACCGGGCGCAACATCGTTGTGCCTGACGGTATCACCAGCATCAAGGCGATGAATGAGTGGCATGGTAAACACGACGGTGTGTGGAACGAGAATCCGCCGCCGATGAACCCGGTGTTCGCTGAGAAGTGGTTCCTCCGCTGTCAGGACCTGGTTGATAAATATCACCCTGATGTCCTCTACTTCGACGACACCGAGCTGCCGCTCGGCCAGGCCGGGCTTGATATTGTGGCGCACTACTACAACGCCAATCTCGCGCGCAATAACGGCAAGCTGGAGGCCGTCGTCAACGCCAAGCACATGAAGCCGGAGCACGTCGCCGCGCTCGTCGAGGACATTGAGCGGGGCGTCGCCACCGGCATACGTCCGCAACCGTGGCAAACAGATACTTGCATAGGCTCGTGGCATTATAGCCGCGCCATCGCCGAGCAGAATAAGTACAAGACGGTCGGACAGGTCATCAATATGCTTCTCGATATCGTGAGCAAGAACGGCAACCTCATGCTCAGCGTTCCCGTCCGCGGCGACGGCACGATTGATGAACACGAGGTCGCGTTCCTCGAAGGCATGGCGGCGTGGATGAAGACGAACGCCGAAGGCGTCTTCGGCAGCCGCCCATGGAAGATCTACGGCGAAGGCCCTTCAACCGTCGAAACAGCCGAGGCGGGCCAATTCGGCGGCGCGCGTGATGTGCGCAGCAAGCCCTACACGATTGAAGACGTCCGCTTCACCACTAAGGGCGAGGCGCTTTATGCCTACTTGCTTGCGCCGCAGCCGACGGCGCAGGCTGTCATCAGGAGTTTGGCGACGAGTTCGCCGCAGACCGGCGGGCGGAAAGTGAAGGACGTAACGATCTTAGGCGGCGGCAAACTGGAGTGGTCGCAAGGCGAGCAAGGTCTCACCGTGAAGCTGCCGGATAGGCTACCGAGTCGTGAGGCAGTCGGGCTGAAGATCAGCGGGATGCTTTAG
- a CDS encoding endo-1,4-beta-xylanase produces the protein MAVALAAVICLPTMGIASAQNFPLRVAADKRGFYVGAAVAAAPLRNEEPYQDTLRCEFNIIVAENAFKWDAIHPAQGTYNFADTDALVAFAEANHMRIRGHTLVWHNQLPGWLTGGNFTRDEVIGLLRDHISTVMGRYKGRVLAWDVVNEAIDDATGGLRTSSFWYQRIGPDYVRMAFEFAREADPAAKLYYNDYNAEDMGQKADTVYALLRDLKAGGVPVDGVGWQMHVVNGFRITDANRQNAERLQSLGLEMMVTELDVRARLPLSAADQQTQAESYGEVADFCLRQPNCKALVMWGFTDRYSWVPGVFAGMGDALIFDATYQPKPAYQSLQAVLQAGLIFTPRITGAERSRKQLIITGQEFADGAELFLNGVRQKKVVNDAVNSATVLIARKAGKVIQSGDRLQVRNPDGALSNEWIFP, from the coding sequence ATGGCCGTCGCTTTGGCCGCCGTCATCTGCCTGCCAACGATGGGCATCGCCTCGGCGCAGAATTTCCCCTTGCGCGTGGCCGCCGACAAACGCGGCTTCTACGTCGGCGCCGCCGTCGCCGCCGCGCCGCTGCGCAACGAGGAGCCCTACCAGGACACGCTCAGGTGCGAGTTCAACATCATCGTCGCCGAAAACGCTTTCAAGTGGGACGCCATTCATCCCGCTCAGGGTACTTACAACTTCGCCGACACCGACGCGCTCGTGGCGTTTGCCGAAGCCAACCATATGAGGATTCGTGGCCATACCCTGGTCTGGCATAACCAGTTGCCGGGCTGGCTCACGGGCGGCAACTTCACGCGTGACGAGGTGATCGGCCTGCTGCGGGATCACATCAGCACGGTGATGGGGCGCTATAAAGGAAGAGTTCTGGCCTGGGACGTAGTCAACGAGGCGATTGACGATGCGACCGGCGGCCTGCGCACGTCGTCGTTCTGGTATCAAAGGATCGGTCCCGACTACGTTCGCATGGCGTTCGAGTTCGCGCGCGAGGCGGACCCCGCGGCGAAACTCTACTACAACGACTATAACGCCGAAGACATGGGCCAGAAGGCCGACACGGTTTACGCCTTGCTGCGGGATTTGAAAGCCGGCGGCGTGCCGGTTGATGGGGTCGGCTGGCAGATGCATGTCGTGAACGGCTTTCGCATCACGGACGCCAACCGGCAGAACGCCGAGCGACTTCAGTCGCTCGGCCTTGAGATGATGGTTACGGAACTCGACGTGCGCGCCCGGCTGCCGTTGTCGGCGGCGGATCAGCAAACGCAGGCGGAGAGCTATGGCGAGGTGGCCGACTTCTGTTTGCGCCAGCCGAACTGCAAGGCGCTGGTGATGTGGGGCTTCACCGACAGGTATTCATGGGTTCCGGGTGTCTTCGCGGGGATGGGCGATGCGCTGATCTTCGACGCGACCTATCAGCCCAAGCCGGCCTATCAATCGCTGCAAGCCGTGCTGCAAGCGGGTTTGATATTCACTCCCAGAATTACCGGGGCCGAGAGGTCGCGCAAGCAACTGATCATCACCGGCCAGGAGTTCGCCGATGGCGCTGAGCTTTTTCTCAACGGCGTGCGGCAGAAGAAAGTGGTGAACGATGCAGTCAACTCGGCAACCGTGCTGATCGCCCGCAAGGCCGGCAAGGTGATTCAATCCGGCGACCGCTTGCAGGTGCGCAACCCGGACGGCGCGCTGTCGAACGAGTGGATATTTCCCTAA
- a CDS encoding SCO family protein gives MKKGETTMATMTRRKLLAAAGMTTVAGTTALFGKDKPDNSRRRRFQDVSPRELIRQRHLPNVELITQDGEKVRFYDDLVKDKRVVIQFMFTRCKDICPMVTHHLAEVQRILSDRAGRDIFFYSITLSPEEDGPEELRRFAKEHGAGPGWLFLTGKPKDILLLRKSLGFTYDDPVQDADRNNHSGMLKIGDEPLMRWASCQGGANPKWIASTIQNEADSPFKGAVNGIRQADPAVHKK, from the coding sequence ATGAAGAAAGGAGAAACGACCATGGCAACGATGACAAGAAGAAAGTTGCTGGCGGCTGCCGGAATGACAACGGTCGCCGGGACGACGGCTTTGTTCGGGAAGGACAAGCCCGACAACAGCCGGCGGCGCCGCTTCCAGGACGTCTCGCCGCGCGAGCTGATCCGCCAGCGCCATCTGCCGAATGTCGAACTGATCACGCAAGACGGCGAGAAGGTCCGCTTCTACGACGATCTGGTTAAGGACAAGCGGGTGGTCATCCAGTTCATGTTCACGCGCTGCAAAGATATCTGCCCGATGGTGACGCATCACCTGGCCGAGGTACAGAGAATCTTGAGCGACCGCGCCGGCCGCGACATCTTCTTTTACTCGATCACGCTGAGTCCTGAGGAGGACGGTCCCGAAGAGCTCAGGCGGTTTGCGAAAGAACACGGGGCCGGACCGGGGTGGCTCTTTCTGACCGGAAAGCCCAAGGACATCCTGTTACTGCGAAAATCGCTCGGCTTTACTTACGATGACCCCGTGCAAGACGCTGATCGGAACAACCACAGCGGCATGCTGAAGATTGGCGATGAGCCGCTCATGCGCTGGGCCTCGTGTCAGGGCGGGGCCAATCCCAAGTGGATCGCCAGCACGATCCAGAACGAGGCCGATTCGCCCTTCAAAGGGGCCGTGAACGGGATACGGCAGGCCGACCCGGCGGTGCACAAGAAGTAA